A region of Takifugu rubripes chromosome 6, fTakRub1.2, whole genome shotgun sequence DNA encodes the following proteins:
- the ddx21 gene encoding nucleolar RNA helicase 2 isoform X2, with protein MPSKVFFETEDQVMEEVVDIAADVKTLKVRKNKSKDGMKLKKKQKTKEQMEQEDQDCEPPAAKKKKKNDKVTVDQENDHTDMDGNSSVETSPKKTKKNNGENTENTQKQKKTVSAEATNGLSNGKTPFETPSQTPSQTPSQSPSQSSEESASDSEKEMETPEQREGAFSNFRISPVTINKLKARGVSYLFDIQVKTFDSVYDGEDVIAQARTGTGKTFSFAIPLVEKLQRDSAGPARGRAPKVLVLTPTRELAIQVAKDFKDIIKKLSIVCFYGGTSYMPQIDAIRNGIDILVGTPGRIKDHLQNNKLDLSKLKHVVLDEVDQMLDMGFAEQVEEILASSYKKDADTNPQTLLFSATCPPWVYDVAKKYMRPKCKHVDLIGKKTQKAATTVEHLAIACHWSQRAAVIGDVIQVYSGSHGRTIVFCETKKEANELSMNASIKQSTQSLHGDIPQKQRETTLKGFRNGSFEVLVATNVAARGLDIPEVDLVVQCSPPKDVESYIHRSGRTGRAGRTGVCICFYQRKEEDQLRYVENKAGITFRRVGVPTANDIIKSSSKDAVRFLDSIPVAAIGYFRASAEKLIEERGAVDALAAALAHISGATALEQRSLLNSDAGYTTLQLTCSLEMHNIGYAWKSLKEQLGEEIETHIHRMTFLKGRMGVCFDVPADKVKEIQENWKDGRRWQLTVATELPELEVKEFTNGFGRGGGGRGGRGGFRGGRGRSFGGFRNGNNRGGQRRSFSQAFDY; from the exons ATGCCGTCAAAAGTATTCTTTGAAACAGAAGATCAAGTCATGGAAGAAGTTGTGGACATAGCCGCGGACGTCAAAACTCTGAAGGTGAGAAAA AACAAGAGCAAAGATGGcatgaagctgaagaagaaacagaagacCAAGGAacaaatggagcaggaggaccaAGACTGTGAACCACCAgcagccaaaaaaaagaaaaaaaacgacaAGGTGACAGTGGACCAAGAGAATGACCACACAGACATGGATGGGAACAGTAGTGTTGAAACATCACCAAAGAAGACTAAGAAGAACAATGGAGAAAAcacagag AAtacacaaaagcaaaagaaaacagtATCGGCAGAAGCAACGAATGGGCTTTCTAATGGAAAGACCCCCTTTGAGACGCCATCCCAGACGCCATCCCAGACACCATCCCAGTCACCATCCCAGTCGAGTGAAGAATCAGCCAGTGACAGTGAGAAGGAAATG gagacaccagagcagagagaaggagcCTTTTCCAACTTTAGAATCTCCCCAGTTACAATCAACAAACTCAAAG ctcGGGGAGTCTCCTACCTGTTTGACATTCAGGTAAAGACATTTGACTCCGTGTATGATGGCGAGGATGTAATTGCCCAGGCCCGAACAGGAACAGGGAAGACATTCTCCTTTGCCATTCCTTTAGTGGAGAAACTCCAGAGAGATTCAGCAGGGCCTGCCCGAGGCCGGGCCCCAAAG GTCCTGGTCTTAACTCCAACTAGAGAGCTGGCCATCCAGGTCGCCAAAGACTTCAAAGACATCATCAAGAAATTGAGTATAGTTTGCTTCTATGGCGGCACCTCGTACATGCCCCAGA TTGATGCAATCCGCAATGGAATTGACATCTTGGTCGGAACTCCTGGGCGCATCAAAGACCACCTTCAAAATAATAAATTGGACCTCTCTAAACTGAAACATGTGGTTCTGGATGAAGTAGATCAAATGTTGGACATGGGATTTGCAGAACAGGTGGAAGAGATTTTGGCTTCATCCTATAAGAAAG ATGCTGATACCAATCCACAGACGCTGCTGTTTTCAGCCACATGTCCACCCTGGGTTTATGATGTGGCCAAGAAATACATGAGGCCAAAGTGTAAGCATGTTGATTTGATTGGcaagaaaacacagaaagctGCAACAACTGTCgag CACCTGGCCATAGCGTGCCACTGGTCCCAGCGTGCCGCTGTGATAGGTGACGTGATCCAGGTGTACAGCGGCAGCCACGGCAGAACCATTGTCTTCTGTGAAACAAAGAAGGAAGCCAATGAACTCTCCATGAATGCATCAATTAAACAG AGTACCCAGTCCCTCCATGGAGACATTCctcagaaacagagagagaccaCACTGAAAGGCTTCAGGAATGGCTCTTTTGAGGTTCTGGTGGCCACCAATGTGGCAGCTCGTGGTTTGGACATCCCAGAAGTTGATCTGGTGGTCCAGTGTTCTCCACCAAAG GATGTGGAGTCTTACATCCATCGCTCAGGTCGTACAGGCCGAGCAGGTAGGACTGGAGTCTGCATCTGTTTCTaccagaggaaagaggaggaccAGCTCCGCTATGTGGAAAACAAAGCT GGCATCACTTTCAGACGTGTTGGTGTTCCCACTGCCAATGACATCATCAAGTCATCAAGCAAAGATGCCGTCAG gtTTCTCGACTCTATTCCGGTTGCAGCTATTGGTTACTTTCGAGCATCAGCTGAGAAGCTGATTGAAGAAAGGGGAGCAGTCGACGCTctcgctgctgctctggctCATATCTCTGGAGCGACAGCACTCGAGCAGAGATCGCTGCTCAACTCTGATGCA GGTTACACCACTCTGCAGTTGACGTGTTCTCTGGAGATGCATAATATAGGGTACGCATGGAAAAGCCTGAAAGAGCAGCTTGGAGAGGAGATAGAAACCCACATTCACAGGATGACGTTCCTTAAAGGCAGAATG GGAGTTTGTTTTGATGTTCCTGCCGACAAAGTCAAGGAAATTCAg GAGAATTGGAAGGATGGCCGCCGGTGGCAACTGACTGTTGCCACAGAGCTCCCTGAACTGGAGGTAAAAGAGTTCACTAATGGTTttggaagaggtggaggaggacgaggaggacgtgGCGGTTTCAGAGGCGGAAGAGGACGAAGTTTTGGGGGCTTCAGGAATGGAAACAACAGAGGGGGGCAGAGACGCAGTTTCAGTCAGGCATTTGATTATTAA
- the ddx21 gene encoding nucleolar RNA helicase 2 isoform X1, translating to MPSKVFFETEDQVMEEVVDIAADVKTLKVRKNKSKDGMKLKKKQKTKEQMEQEDQDCEPPAAKKKKKNDKVTVDQENDHTDMDGNSSVETSPKKTKKNNGENTEKNTQKQKKTVSAEATNGLSNGKTPFETPSQTPSQTPSQSPSQSSEESASDSEKEMETPEQREGAFSNFRISPVTINKLKARGVSYLFDIQVKTFDSVYDGEDVIAQARTGTGKTFSFAIPLVEKLQRDSAGPARGRAPKVLVLTPTRELAIQVAKDFKDIIKKLSIVCFYGGTSYMPQIDAIRNGIDILVGTPGRIKDHLQNNKLDLSKLKHVVLDEVDQMLDMGFAEQVEEILASSYKKDADTNPQTLLFSATCPPWVYDVAKKYMRPKCKHVDLIGKKTQKAATTVEHLAIACHWSQRAAVIGDVIQVYSGSHGRTIVFCETKKEANELSMNASIKQSTQSLHGDIPQKQRETTLKGFRNGSFEVLVATNVAARGLDIPEVDLVVQCSPPKDVESYIHRSGRTGRAGRTGVCICFYQRKEEDQLRYVENKAGITFRRVGVPTANDIIKSSSKDAVRFLDSIPVAAIGYFRASAEKLIEERGAVDALAAALAHISGATALEQRSLLNSDAGYTTLQLTCSLEMHNIGYAWKSLKEQLGEEIETHIHRMTFLKGRMGVCFDVPADKVKEIQENWKDGRRWQLTVATELPELEVKEFTNGFGRGGGGRGGRGGFRGGRGRSFGGFRNGNNRGGQRRSFSQAFDY from the exons ATGCCGTCAAAAGTATTCTTTGAAACAGAAGATCAAGTCATGGAAGAAGTTGTGGACATAGCCGCGGACGTCAAAACTCTGAAGGTGAGAAAA AACAAGAGCAAAGATGGcatgaagctgaagaagaaacagaagacCAAGGAacaaatggagcaggaggaccaAGACTGTGAACCACCAgcagccaaaaaaaagaaaaaaaacgacaAGGTGACAGTGGACCAAGAGAATGACCACACAGACATGGATGGGAACAGTAGTGTTGAAACATCACCAAAGAAGACTAAGAAGAACAATGGAGAAAAcacagag AAGAAtacacaaaagcaaaagaaaacagtATCGGCAGAAGCAACGAATGGGCTTTCTAATGGAAAGACCCCCTTTGAGACGCCATCCCAGACGCCATCCCAGACACCATCCCAGTCACCATCCCAGTCGAGTGAAGAATCAGCCAGTGACAGTGAGAAGGAAATG gagacaccagagcagagagaaggagcCTTTTCCAACTTTAGAATCTCCCCAGTTACAATCAACAAACTCAAAG ctcGGGGAGTCTCCTACCTGTTTGACATTCAGGTAAAGACATTTGACTCCGTGTATGATGGCGAGGATGTAATTGCCCAGGCCCGAACAGGAACAGGGAAGACATTCTCCTTTGCCATTCCTTTAGTGGAGAAACTCCAGAGAGATTCAGCAGGGCCTGCCCGAGGCCGGGCCCCAAAG GTCCTGGTCTTAACTCCAACTAGAGAGCTGGCCATCCAGGTCGCCAAAGACTTCAAAGACATCATCAAGAAATTGAGTATAGTTTGCTTCTATGGCGGCACCTCGTACATGCCCCAGA TTGATGCAATCCGCAATGGAATTGACATCTTGGTCGGAACTCCTGGGCGCATCAAAGACCACCTTCAAAATAATAAATTGGACCTCTCTAAACTGAAACATGTGGTTCTGGATGAAGTAGATCAAATGTTGGACATGGGATTTGCAGAACAGGTGGAAGAGATTTTGGCTTCATCCTATAAGAAAG ATGCTGATACCAATCCACAGACGCTGCTGTTTTCAGCCACATGTCCACCCTGGGTTTATGATGTGGCCAAGAAATACATGAGGCCAAAGTGTAAGCATGTTGATTTGATTGGcaagaaaacacagaaagctGCAACAACTGTCgag CACCTGGCCATAGCGTGCCACTGGTCCCAGCGTGCCGCTGTGATAGGTGACGTGATCCAGGTGTACAGCGGCAGCCACGGCAGAACCATTGTCTTCTGTGAAACAAAGAAGGAAGCCAATGAACTCTCCATGAATGCATCAATTAAACAG AGTACCCAGTCCCTCCATGGAGACATTCctcagaaacagagagagaccaCACTGAAAGGCTTCAGGAATGGCTCTTTTGAGGTTCTGGTGGCCACCAATGTGGCAGCTCGTGGTTTGGACATCCCAGAAGTTGATCTGGTGGTCCAGTGTTCTCCACCAAAG GATGTGGAGTCTTACATCCATCGCTCAGGTCGTACAGGCCGAGCAGGTAGGACTGGAGTCTGCATCTGTTTCTaccagaggaaagaggaggaccAGCTCCGCTATGTGGAAAACAAAGCT GGCATCACTTTCAGACGTGTTGGTGTTCCCACTGCCAATGACATCATCAAGTCATCAAGCAAAGATGCCGTCAG gtTTCTCGACTCTATTCCGGTTGCAGCTATTGGTTACTTTCGAGCATCAGCTGAGAAGCTGATTGAAGAAAGGGGAGCAGTCGACGCTctcgctgctgctctggctCATATCTCTGGAGCGACAGCACTCGAGCAGAGATCGCTGCTCAACTCTGATGCA GGTTACACCACTCTGCAGTTGACGTGTTCTCTGGAGATGCATAATATAGGGTACGCATGGAAAAGCCTGAAAGAGCAGCTTGGAGAGGAGATAGAAACCCACATTCACAGGATGACGTTCCTTAAAGGCAGAATG GGAGTTTGTTTTGATGTTCCTGCCGACAAAGTCAAGGAAATTCAg GAGAATTGGAAGGATGGCCGCCGGTGGCAACTGACTGTTGCCACAGAGCTCCCTGAACTGGAGGTAAAAGAGTTCACTAATGGTTttggaagaggtggaggaggacgaggaggacgtgGCGGTTTCAGAGGCGGAAGAGGACGAAGTTTTGGGGGCTTCAGGAATGGAAACAACAGAGGGGGGCAGAGACGCAGTTTCAGTCAGGCATTTGATTATTAA
- the ddx21 gene encoding nucleolar RNA helicase 2 isoform X3 translates to MPSKVFFETEDQVMEEVVDIAADVKTLKNKSKDGMKLKKKQKTKEQMEQEDQDCEPPAAKKKKKNDKVTVDQENDHTDMDGNSSVETSPKKTKKNNGENTEKNTQKQKKTVSAEATNGLSNGKTPFETPSQTPSQTPSQSPSQSSEESASDSEKEMETPEQREGAFSNFRISPVTINKLKARGVSYLFDIQVKTFDSVYDGEDVIAQARTGTGKTFSFAIPLVEKLQRDSAGPARGRAPKVLVLTPTRELAIQVAKDFKDIIKKLSIVCFYGGTSYMPQIDAIRNGIDILVGTPGRIKDHLQNNKLDLSKLKHVVLDEVDQMLDMGFAEQVEEILASSYKKDADTNPQTLLFSATCPPWVYDVAKKYMRPKCKHVDLIGKKTQKAATTVEHLAIACHWSQRAAVIGDVIQVYSGSHGRTIVFCETKKEANELSMNASIKQSTQSLHGDIPQKQRETTLKGFRNGSFEVLVATNVAARGLDIPEVDLVVQCSPPKDVESYIHRSGRTGRAGRTGVCICFYQRKEEDQLRYVENKAGITFRRVGVPTANDIIKSSSKDAVRFLDSIPVAAIGYFRASAEKLIEERGAVDALAAALAHISGATALEQRSLLNSDAGYTTLQLTCSLEMHNIGYAWKSLKEQLGEEIETHIHRMTFLKGRMGVCFDVPADKVKEIQENWKDGRRWQLTVATELPELEVKEFTNGFGRGGGGRGGRGGFRGGRGRSFGGFRNGNNRGGQRRSFSQAFDY, encoded by the exons ATGCCGTCAAAAGTATTCTTTGAAACAGAAGATCAAGTCATGGAAGAAGTTGTGGACATAGCCGCGGACGTCAAAACTCTGAAG AACAAGAGCAAAGATGGcatgaagctgaagaagaaacagaagacCAAGGAacaaatggagcaggaggaccaAGACTGTGAACCACCAgcagccaaaaaaaagaaaaaaaacgacaAGGTGACAGTGGACCAAGAGAATGACCACACAGACATGGATGGGAACAGTAGTGTTGAAACATCACCAAAGAAGACTAAGAAGAACAATGGAGAAAAcacagag AAGAAtacacaaaagcaaaagaaaacagtATCGGCAGAAGCAACGAATGGGCTTTCTAATGGAAAGACCCCCTTTGAGACGCCATCCCAGACGCCATCCCAGACACCATCCCAGTCACCATCCCAGTCGAGTGAAGAATCAGCCAGTGACAGTGAGAAGGAAATG gagacaccagagcagagagaaggagcCTTTTCCAACTTTAGAATCTCCCCAGTTACAATCAACAAACTCAAAG ctcGGGGAGTCTCCTACCTGTTTGACATTCAGGTAAAGACATTTGACTCCGTGTATGATGGCGAGGATGTAATTGCCCAGGCCCGAACAGGAACAGGGAAGACATTCTCCTTTGCCATTCCTTTAGTGGAGAAACTCCAGAGAGATTCAGCAGGGCCTGCCCGAGGCCGGGCCCCAAAG GTCCTGGTCTTAACTCCAACTAGAGAGCTGGCCATCCAGGTCGCCAAAGACTTCAAAGACATCATCAAGAAATTGAGTATAGTTTGCTTCTATGGCGGCACCTCGTACATGCCCCAGA TTGATGCAATCCGCAATGGAATTGACATCTTGGTCGGAACTCCTGGGCGCATCAAAGACCACCTTCAAAATAATAAATTGGACCTCTCTAAACTGAAACATGTGGTTCTGGATGAAGTAGATCAAATGTTGGACATGGGATTTGCAGAACAGGTGGAAGAGATTTTGGCTTCATCCTATAAGAAAG ATGCTGATACCAATCCACAGACGCTGCTGTTTTCAGCCACATGTCCACCCTGGGTTTATGATGTGGCCAAGAAATACATGAGGCCAAAGTGTAAGCATGTTGATTTGATTGGcaagaaaacacagaaagctGCAACAACTGTCgag CACCTGGCCATAGCGTGCCACTGGTCCCAGCGTGCCGCTGTGATAGGTGACGTGATCCAGGTGTACAGCGGCAGCCACGGCAGAACCATTGTCTTCTGTGAAACAAAGAAGGAAGCCAATGAACTCTCCATGAATGCATCAATTAAACAG AGTACCCAGTCCCTCCATGGAGACATTCctcagaaacagagagagaccaCACTGAAAGGCTTCAGGAATGGCTCTTTTGAGGTTCTGGTGGCCACCAATGTGGCAGCTCGTGGTTTGGACATCCCAGAAGTTGATCTGGTGGTCCAGTGTTCTCCACCAAAG GATGTGGAGTCTTACATCCATCGCTCAGGTCGTACAGGCCGAGCAGGTAGGACTGGAGTCTGCATCTGTTTCTaccagaggaaagaggaggaccAGCTCCGCTATGTGGAAAACAAAGCT GGCATCACTTTCAGACGTGTTGGTGTTCCCACTGCCAATGACATCATCAAGTCATCAAGCAAAGATGCCGTCAG gtTTCTCGACTCTATTCCGGTTGCAGCTATTGGTTACTTTCGAGCATCAGCTGAGAAGCTGATTGAAGAAAGGGGAGCAGTCGACGCTctcgctgctgctctggctCATATCTCTGGAGCGACAGCACTCGAGCAGAGATCGCTGCTCAACTCTGATGCA GGTTACACCACTCTGCAGTTGACGTGTTCTCTGGAGATGCATAATATAGGGTACGCATGGAAAAGCCTGAAAGAGCAGCTTGGAGAGGAGATAGAAACCCACATTCACAGGATGACGTTCCTTAAAGGCAGAATG GGAGTTTGTTTTGATGTTCCTGCCGACAAAGTCAAGGAAATTCAg GAGAATTGGAAGGATGGCCGCCGGTGGCAACTGACTGTTGCCACAGAGCTCCCTGAACTGGAGGTAAAAGAGTTCACTAATGGTTttggaagaggtggaggaggacgaggaggacgtgGCGGTTTCAGAGGCGGAAGAGGACGAAGTTTTGGGGGCTTCAGGAATGGAAACAACAGAGGGGGGCAGAGACGCAGTTTCAGTCAGGCATTTGATTATTAA